One genomic segment of Mesoterricola silvestris includes these proteins:
- a CDS encoding GlxA family transcriptional regulator, translating to MAIRIGILEYPGAQASAVLGLRDLLDQAARLHRQRGGEGLDTRVLQGLGEPEAPLAALILPPALGGEPAEDPLRQAWLLARHGEGTLLCSVCMGGMVLAETGLLDGRPATTHWGLRERFAQRFPRVRLDTDRILIDDGDLLTAGGLMAWVDLGLKLVNRFLGPEAMLATARQLLVDPGGREQRFYSTFAPVLTHGDPAVLAVQAWLQIHFGEKVDAPAMAAAARLGERTFLRRFRRATGLRPTDYLQHLRVSKARELLERPGLAVDEIAWRVGYGDPGAFRKIFLRLMGLTPGDYRRRFAVAGR from the coding sequence ATGGCGATCCGCATCGGCATCCTGGAGTACCCCGGCGCCCAGGCCTCGGCGGTGCTGGGGCTGAGGGATCTGCTGGACCAGGCGGCCAGGCTCCACCGGCAGCGGGGCGGGGAGGGTCTGGACACCCGGGTCCTCCAGGGCCTTGGGGAACCGGAGGCGCCCTTGGCGGCGCTGATCCTGCCCCCGGCCCTGGGCGGGGAACCGGCGGAGGACCCCCTCCGTCAAGCCTGGCTCCTGGCCCGGCATGGGGAGGGCACGCTCCTTTGCTCCGTGTGCATGGGCGGCATGGTGCTGGCGGAAACGGGGCTCCTGGACGGCCGCCCCGCAACCACCCACTGGGGCCTGCGGGAGCGGTTCGCCCAGCGCTTCCCCCGGGTGCGCCTGGACACCGACCGCATCCTCATCGACGACGGCGATCTCCTGACGGCCGGGGGGCTCATGGCCTGGGTGGATCTGGGCCTGAAGCTGGTGAACCGGTTCCTGGGCCCCGAGGCCATGCTGGCAACCGCCCGGCAGCTCCTGGTGGATCCCGGCGGCCGGGAGCAGCGCTTCTACAGCACCTTCGCGCCGGTCCTCACCCACGGGGACCCGGCCGTCCTGGCCGTCCAGGCCTGGCTGCAGATCCATTTCGGGGAGAAGGTGGACGCGCCCGCCATGGCCGCTGCGGCCCGCCTGGGGGAGCGCACCTTCCTGCGCCGCTTTCGCCGGGCCACCGGCCTGCGCCCCACGGACTACCTGCAGCACCTCCGCGTGAGCAAGGCCCGGGAGCTGCTGGAACGCCCGGGCCTGGCCGTGGACGAGATCGCCTGGCGGGTGGGGTACGGGGACCCCGGGGCCTTCCGGAAGATCTTCCTGCGGCTCATGGGCCTCACCCCCGGGGACTACCGGCGCCGCTTCGCGGTGGCCGGCCGGTAA
- a CDS encoding response regulator, with amino-acid sequence MKLLLVEDDPHASASIAKGLREEGFIVEVAADGEEGLLMARGARWDCLVLDVMLPGVDGFTMLGELRASGSEVPVIFLTARDTLSDRLRGLAAGGGDYLVKPFAFSELVLRIRNLLSRGMPVKESTWSVGDLTVDPVRMKVYRAGQRLDLSAQEFRLLELLVRHEGHVLTRARIAEELWDLAFESSANLVDAAVRRVRRKVDDPFGVKLIHTRRGVGYLIAELHD; translated from the coding sequence ATGAAACTGCTCCTGGTCGAAGATGACCCCCACGCCTCCGCCTCCATCGCCAAGGGCCTCCGGGAGGAGGGCTTCATCGTGGAGGTGGCGGCCGACGGCGAGGAGGGTCTGCTCATGGCCCGGGGCGCGCGCTGGGACTGCCTGGTGCTGGACGTGATGCTGCCGGGGGTGGACGGCTTCACCATGCTTGGGGAGCTGCGGGCCTCCGGAAGCGAGGTGCCCGTGATCTTCCTCACGGCCCGGGACACCCTTTCCGACCGGCTCCGGGGGCTGGCCGCGGGGGGAGGCGACTACCTGGTCAAGCCCTTCGCCTTCTCGGAACTGGTCCTGCGGATCCGGAACCTCCTGAGCCGGGGCATGCCGGTGAAGGAGAGCACCTGGAGCGTGGGGGACCTCACCGTGGACCCGGTGCGCATGAAGGTCTACCGCGCGGGCCAGAGGCTGGACCTGAGCGCCCAGGAATTCAGGCTCCTGGAGCTCCTGGTGCGCCACGAGGGCCACGTGCTCACCCGGGCCCGCATCGCGGAGGAGCTGTGGGACCTGGCCTTCGAGAGCAGCGCCAACCTGGTGGACGCCGCCGTGCGGCGGGTGCGCCGCAAGGTGGACGATCCCTTCGGGGTCAAGCTCATCCACACCCGGCGCGGGGTGGGGTACCTCATCGCGGAACTCCATGACTAG
- a CDS encoding OmpA family protein, with the protein MPNSRNLTVLALGCGLVLAGVACKKPEPLKAPEAPKVDTSAQDADKARQEAEARRRAEAAQKAERDKLEAARKAEAEQQEAFRKAADKALTDVLFAYDKSGLTDEAKTQLQGIAAFLKAYPKAALRIEGNCDERGTVEYNLALGERRSSAAKDYLKGLGIAEDRLSTVSYGKEKPVCTDSVEACWSRNRRDHFVLRQ; encoded by the coding sequence ATGCCCAATTCCCGTAACCTCACCGTTCTTGCCCTGGGCTGCGGCCTGGTCCTGGCCGGCGTCGCCTGCAAGAAGCCCGAACCCCTGAAGGCCCCCGAAGCCCCGAAGGTGGACACCTCCGCCCAGGACGCCGACAAGGCCCGCCAGGAGGCCGAAGCCCGCCGCCGGGCCGAGGCCGCCCAGAAGGCCGAGAGGGACAAGCTGGAGGCCGCCCGCAAGGCCGAGGCCGAGCAGCAGGAGGCCTTCCGCAAGGCCGCCGACAAGGCCCTCACGGACGTGCTGTTCGCCTACGACAAGTCCGGCCTCACCGACGAAGCCAAGACCCAGCTCCAGGGCATCGCGGCCTTCCTGAAGGCCTATCCCAAGGCGGCCCTCCGCATCGAAGGGAACTGCGACGAGCGGGGCACCGTGGAATACAACCTGGCCCTGGGCGAGCGCCGCAGCAGCGCCGCCAAGGACTACCTGAAGGGCCTGGGCATCGCCGAGGACCGGCTGTCCACCGTGAGCTACGGCAAGGAGAAGCCGGTGTGCACCGATTCCGTCGAGGCCTGCTGGAGCCGGAACCGCCGGGACCACTTCGTCCTCAGGCAGTAG
- a CDS encoding alanine/ornithine racemase family PLP-dependent enzyme yields MYYRTPRLEIYPDRITANARSVIGRCHAHGAKVACVTKVTCAHPAVVHALELGGADLIADSRIANLMSMANTGQSLPLMLLRIPAPSRAADVVRCADTTLNSSVETIRLLSEAAQFHNVHHNIIVMVDVGDLREGVWPDQAIRVVREASRMPHIHVAGLGCNLACYGGVIPSVENMTALIEVRDACRRATGLELATLSGGNSASLPLLESGHMPKEINQFRIGEAIVLGRNVLDRSPWPGTRQDTFRMVAEVVELERKPSIPVGERGQDAFGGFETFEDRGVRLRAICNLGRQDVTVDGIQPEDKGIIVLGGSSDHLVLDVEEAETPVKLGMELGFSPSYSALLALSTSPYVQKAVIRG; encoded by the coding sequence ATGTACTACCGGACCCCCCGCCTCGAGATCTACCCCGACCGCATCACCGCCAACGCCCGGTCCGTCATCGGCCGCTGCCACGCCCACGGCGCCAAGGTGGCCTGCGTCACCAAGGTGACCTGCGCCCATCCGGCGGTGGTGCACGCCCTGGAACTGGGCGGGGCCGACCTCATCGCCGATTCCCGCATCGCCAACCTCATGTCCATGGCCAACACCGGCCAGTCCCTGCCCCTGATGCTCCTGCGCATCCCCGCCCCCAGCCGCGCCGCGGACGTGGTGCGCTGCGCGGACACCACCCTCAATTCCAGCGTCGAGACCATCCGCCTCCTGTCCGAGGCGGCCCAGTTCCACAACGTCCACCACAACATCATCGTCATGGTGGACGTGGGCGACCTGCGGGAGGGCGTCTGGCCCGACCAGGCCATCCGCGTGGTGCGCGAGGCCAGCCGGATGCCCCACATCCACGTGGCGGGCCTGGGCTGCAACCTGGCCTGCTACGGCGGCGTGATCCCCTCCGTGGAGAACATGACCGCCCTCATCGAGGTGCGGGACGCCTGCCGCAGGGCCACGGGCCTGGAGCTGGCCACCCTCTCCGGGGGCAACAGCGCCAGCCTCCCCCTCCTGGAGTCGGGACACATGCCCAAGGAAATCAATCAGTTCCGCATCGGGGAGGCCATCGTCCTGGGCCGGAACGTCCTGGACCGCAGTCCCTGGCCCGGCACCCGCCAGGACACCTTCCGCATGGTGGCCGAGGTGGTGGAGCTGGAGCGCAAGCCTTCGATCCCCGTGGGGGAGCGGGGCCAGGACGCCTTCGGCGGCTTCGAGACCTTCGAGGACCGGGGCGTGCGCCTGCGGGCCATCTGCAACCTGGGGCGCCAGGACGTCACCGTGGACGGCATCCAGCCCGAGGACAAGGGCATCATCGTCCTGGGCGGCAGCAGCGACCACCTGGTGCTGGACGTGGAGGAGGCGGAAACGCCCGTGAAACTTGGCATGGAGCTGGGCTTCAGCCCCAGCTACAGCGCGCTTCTGGCCCTTTCCACCTCGCCCTACGTGCAGAAGGCGGTCATCCGGGGCTAG
- a CDS encoding glutamate mutase L: protein MDPVQVLTIEVGSTITKVNGFARDGRDGFRHLAQGFAPTSVAAGDVGIGVREAVADLEGRFGRPVGSPETFVNSSAAGGLRMTVHGLTKSMTARAAQEASLGAGAIVKQVTAGPLDDYDLEEIREIAPNMILLAGGVDYGEKGIVLRNAERIAALGLAVPVVYAGNVALQRPIRQIFGEAGIELLLAENVFPDVDILNIQPLRRQIHDLFSRHIIHAPGMATFAGLTRWGILPTPGAVLRGAELFAEGMGDCLVFDVGGATTDVHSVTDGSLEFAPKLVEPEPRAKRTVEGDLGVYVNAHHIMDTCGTDAWRDRLLDLQALPATERERELTRWLCARAVEVGTRRHAGAVTDLYTPTGRKQIVKGKDLTAVKWVVATGGALTRVPGAAECLRAICTGAGTHLLPPPEARILMDRDYLFSALGTLAQAYPDDVKTTFRRWAESEP, encoded by the coding sequence GTGGATCCGGTCCAGGTCCTGACCATCGAGGTGGGAAGCACGATCACGAAGGTGAACGGCTTCGCCCGCGATGGCCGGGACGGTTTCCGGCACCTGGCCCAGGGCTTCGCGCCCACCTCCGTGGCCGCGGGCGACGTGGGCATCGGGGTCCGGGAGGCCGTGGCCGACCTGGAGGGGCGCTTCGGGAGGCCCGTGGGTTCGCCCGAGACCTTCGTGAACAGCTCGGCCGCCGGGGGCCTGCGCATGACCGTGCACGGCCTCACCAAGAGCATGACGGCCCGGGCCGCCCAGGAGGCCTCCCTGGGGGCCGGGGCCATCGTCAAGCAGGTGACGGCGGGGCCCCTGGACGACTACGACCTGGAGGAGATCCGGGAGATCGCGCCCAACATGATCCTCCTGGCAGGGGGCGTGGACTACGGCGAGAAGGGCATCGTCCTGCGCAACGCGGAGCGCATCGCGGCCCTGGGCCTGGCGGTGCCGGTGGTCTACGCCGGCAACGTGGCCCTGCAGCGCCCCATCCGGCAGATCTTCGGGGAGGCCGGCATCGAGCTGCTCCTGGCCGAGAACGTCTTCCCCGACGTGGACATCCTCAACATCCAGCCCCTGCGCCGGCAGATCCACGATCTCTTCAGCCGCCACATCATCCACGCCCCGGGCATGGCGACCTTCGCCGGCCTCACCCGCTGGGGCATCCTGCCCACGCCCGGCGCGGTGCTGCGGGGGGCGGAGCTCTTCGCCGAGGGCATGGGGGACTGCCTGGTCTTCGACGTGGGGGGCGCCACCACCGACGTCCATTCCGTCACCGACGGCAGCCTGGAGTTCGCCCCGAAGCTGGTGGAGCCCGAGCCCCGGGCCAAGCGCACCGTGGAGGGCGACCTGGGCGTCTACGTCAACGCCCACCACATCATGGACACCTGCGGCACCGACGCCTGGCGGGACCGCCTCCTGGACCTGCAGGCCCTGCCCGCCACGGAGCGGGAGCGGGAGCTCACCCGCTGGCTCTGCGCCCGGGCCGTGGAGGTGGGCACCCGCCGCCACGCGGGGGCCGTCACCGACCTCTACACCCCCACGGGCCGCAAGCAGATCGTCAAGGGCAAGGACCTCACGGCCGTGAAGTGGGTGGTGGCCACCGGCGGCGCCCTCACCCGGGTCCCGGGCGCCGCGGAATGCCTGCGGGCCATCTGCACCGGCGCCGGAACCCACCTCCTGCCCCCGCCCGAAGCGCGCATCCTCATGGACCGCGACTACCTCTTCTCTGCCCTGGGCACCCTGGCCCAGGCCTACCCGGACGACGTGAAGACCACCTTCCGCCGCTGGGCCGAATCGGAGCCTTGA
- a CDS encoding ATP-binding protein: MTRNSLVVRLSASFALTTLVLVGAGSLYLYRSLSLILMREGEDDLRRASTEILRRMEGPAGISGNLVEGCEFRVLDGSGRVVQQTPGMPDLEARGAKPGSFFLVGEGDSRHMILESGWRSGRLQLARDLRPEARRLNRFRDVLWATLGLTSVAAAIVGLWTSRRGLLPLRHLARQARAIHPESLGNRLHLEETPEELRPLVDALNRSLSRLETAFSRLAALNADMAHELRTPVHSLKVEAERLLSRRDLPPDVEDGLSGMLETLDHMGAMIGQMLFLARIEDPRAVLVKARLSAEDLLRSALEPFELLAEEAGVQLSAAAPEGLGILGDATLLRRAIHNLIDNAIRHAPEGSTVSVRAWESPDTSILCVGDQGEGIPEVHKQNLGQRFLRSDPSRSRGTGGTGLGLAIVQSIVNLHGGKLEIQSAVPRGTLANILLPRT, encoded by the coding sequence ATGACTAGGAATTCCCTCGTCGTCAGGCTTTCGGCCAGTTTCGCCCTCACCACCCTGGTCCTGGTGGGGGCGGGCTCGCTGTACCTCTACCGCTCCCTGAGCCTCATTCTCATGCGGGAGGGGGAGGACGACCTCCGCAGGGCCTCCACGGAGATCCTCCGCAGGATGGAGGGCCCGGCGGGGATTTCCGGGAACCTGGTGGAAGGGTGCGAATTCCGGGTCCTGGACGGGTCCGGACGGGTCGTGCAGCAGACCCCGGGCATGCCCGACCTGGAGGCCCGCGGGGCGAAGCCCGGGAGCTTCTTCCTGGTGGGGGAGGGGGATTCCCGCCACATGATCCTGGAATCCGGGTGGCGATCCGGGCGCCTGCAGCTTGCCCGGGATCTCCGCCCCGAGGCGCGCCGGCTGAACCGCTTCCGGGACGTGCTCTGGGCCACCCTCGGGCTCACCTCGGTGGCCGCGGCCATCGTGGGCCTCTGGACCTCGCGCCGAGGGCTGCTGCCCCTGCGTCACCTGGCGCGCCAGGCCCGGGCCATCCATCCCGAATCCCTGGGCAACCGGCTGCACCTGGAGGAGACGCCGGAGGAGCTGAGGCCGCTGGTGGATGCCCTCAACCGCTCCCTTTCGAGGCTGGAGACGGCCTTCTCGCGCCTGGCCGCGCTCAACGCGGACATGGCCCACGAGCTCCGAACGCCGGTGCACAGCCTCAAGGTGGAGGCGGAGCGGCTGCTGTCCCGGCGGGACCTGCCCCCGGACGTGGAGGACGGCCTTTCGGGAATGCTGGAGACCCTGGACCACATGGGGGCCATGATCGGGCAGATGCTCTTCCTGGCGCGGATCGAGGACCCGCGGGCCGTGCTGGTCAAGGCGCGGCTGTCGGCGGAGGACCTCCTGCGCAGCGCCCTGGAGCCCTTCGAGCTCCTGGCCGAGGAGGCCGGGGTCCAGCTGTCGGCCGCCGCCCCGGAGGGCCTGGGGATCCTGGGGGACGCGACCCTCCTGCGGCGGGCCATCCACAACCTCATCGACAACGCCATTCGCCACGCGCCGGAGGGCTCCACGGTCTCGGTGCGGGCCTGGGAATCCCCGGACACGTCCATCCTGTGCGTGGGGGACCAGGGGGAGGGCATCCCGGAGGTGCACAAGCAGAACCTGGGGCAGCGATTCCTGCGTTCCGATCCCTCCCGGAGCCGGGGCACGGGGGGCACGGGCCTGGGGCTGGCCATCGTCCAGAGCATCGTGAACCTCCACGGCGGCAAGCTGGAGATCCAGTCCGCCGTGCCCCGGGGGACCCTGGCGAACATCCTGCTCCCCCGAACCTGA
- a CDS encoding cysteine hydrolase family protein → MTQALVIIDVQNDYFPGGAFPLWNPEAALANTEKAMGQARAQGVPVILVQHLADGPSPFFNEGTPGARIHPRILAAAPGAPVIVKRHADAFHGTTLDRTLRDLGATGLKLAGMMTHNCVTHTALSRAAEPYAVTVLGDCCATVSEILHRVALNALSVRVEVPTA, encoded by the coding sequence ATGACCCAAGCCCTGGTGATCATCGATGTCCAGAACGACTACTTCCCCGGGGGGGCCTTCCCCCTCTGGAACCCCGAGGCCGCCCTGGCCAACACGGAGAAGGCCATGGGCCAGGCCCGGGCCCAGGGGGTCCCGGTGATCCTGGTCCAGCACCTCGCGGATGGGCCCTCGCCCTTCTTCAACGAGGGTACGCCCGGGGCCCGGATCCACCCCCGGATCCTGGCCGCCGCCCCCGGCGCGCCGGTGATCGTGAAGCGCCACGCGGACGCCTTCCACGGCACGACCCTGGACCGGACGCTGCGGGACCTGGGCGCCACCGGGCTTAAGCTGGCCGGCATGATGACCCACAACTGCGTCACCCACACGGCCCTTTCCCGGGCCGCGGAGCCCTATGCGGTGACCGTGCTGGGGGACTGCTGCGCCACGGTGAGCGAAATCCTGCACCGCGTGGCCCTGAACGCCCTGTCGGTGCGGGTCGAGGTGCCTACTGCCTGA
- a CDS encoding sensor histidine kinase: MRRPLTWGAILVFGLLWNVTRWALGHESPPLDGEALAPFAWALFFLVLSPLPWQWTGGPEPGARPFRGLLQAIPFNAFCVLLLLEVLGAGMPGHLGPHGMGRGMMGRGMHGMHAMPEMPDCFQPHRLLLLAAAFLCFAVLLGGVLARMERAEESEDLAVKAAAQARLKALQNQMNPHVLFNAISGVAEMVREDPAGAEKVLVDLAGLLRHLLDHGDRTSLTLAQERQVVEQYLAMEQLRLGRRLQIHWSWDPDLDAREVPPLLLQPLVENAIKHGIGPERAGGELRISLRPWGRGLELEVANTGRSPAGGAQDSIGLRNLKERLALLGADPASSFRLWREGDWTRAVIQLPGGGPAHV, from the coding sequence ATGCGGCGCCCCTTGACCTGGGGCGCCATCCTTGTGTTCGGCCTCCTCTGGAACGTCACCCGGTGGGCCCTGGGGCACGAAAGCCCACCCCTGGACGGCGAGGCCCTGGCGCCCTTCGCCTGGGCCCTGTTCTTCCTGGTGCTCTCCCCCCTGCCCTGGCAGTGGACGGGCGGGCCTGAACCCGGGGCCCGGCCCTTCCGGGGCCTCCTGCAGGCCATCCCCTTCAACGCGTTCTGCGTCCTCCTGCTCCTGGAGGTGCTGGGGGCCGGCATGCCGGGCCACCTGGGGCCCCACGGCATGGGCCGGGGCATGATGGGGCGGGGCATGCACGGGATGCACGCCATGCCCGAGATGCCCGACTGCTTCCAGCCCCACCGGCTCCTGCTCCTCGCCGCCGCCTTCCTCTGTTTCGCCGTCCTTCTCGGGGGCGTCCTGGCCCGCATGGAACGGGCCGAGGAGAGCGAGGACCTGGCCGTGAAGGCCGCGGCCCAGGCCCGGCTGAAGGCCCTGCAGAACCAGATGAACCCCCACGTGCTCTTCAACGCCATCAGCGGCGTGGCCGAGATGGTCCGGGAGGACCCCGCCGGCGCCGAGAAGGTGCTGGTGGACCTGGCGGGCCTCCTGCGCCACCTCCTGGACCACGGCGACCGCACCTCCCTGACCCTGGCCCAGGAACGGCAGGTGGTGGAGCAGTACCTGGCCATGGAACAGCTGCGCCTGGGCCGGCGCCTCCAGATCCACTGGTCCTGGGACCCGGACCTGGACGCCCGGGAGGTGCCGCCCCTCCTCCTCCAGCCCCTGGTGGAGAACGCCATCAAGCACGGCATCGGCCCCGAGCGCGCCGGGGGCGAGCTGCGCATCAGCCTGCGCCCCTGGGGCCGGGGGCTGGAACTGGAAGTGGCCAACACCGGACGCTCCCCGGCCGGGGGCGCCCAGGACAGCATCGGCCTGCGCAACCTGAAGGAGCGCCTGGCCCTGCTGGGGGCCGATCCCGCCTCCTCCTTCCGGCTCTGGCGGGAGGGGGACTGGACCCGGGCCGTCATCCAGCTCCCCGGCGGGGGACCCGCCCATGTCTGA
- a CDS encoding aminotransferase class I/II-fold pyridoxal phosphate-dependent enzyme has translation MTMQLKDLGKAVLATEYAVRGPIVARAQELEKLGREVIYCNIGNPQSLGQRPITYVRQLLALCEYPELLTAAPGVFPSDVLDTARAILEGTRHGLGAYSESRGVRFIREAVARFIEARDGAAVDPDHIYLTDGASKGVQSILKLLIASPTDGIMIPIPQYPLYSATITLYEGRIVPYGLDEADHWRLNPALLEASLAKAQAEGTRVKAICVINPGNPTGAVLDAANIAMVLEFARKHGLSVLADEVYQENIYLPGDTFVSFAKVLHDRGIKDVSLFSFHSCSKGFQGECGVRGGYFDHRNVPADVAAQILKLQSVSLCANLAGQVATYAMVNPPRPGTPSHALFQKERGGILESMKQRAVILAEGLNRIEGITCNVIAGAMYAFPRVELPPGVNDEAWCMALLEATGICVVPGSGFGQAEGTAHFRTTILPPTDKIRAVVEKLGAFHREFAARV, from the coding sequence ATGACCATGCAACTCAAGGACCTGGGGAAGGCCGTACTGGCCACGGAATACGCGGTGCGCGGACCCATCGTCGCGCGCGCCCAGGAGCTGGAGAAGCTGGGCCGGGAGGTCATCTACTGCAACATCGGCAACCCCCAGTCCCTGGGCCAGCGCCCCATCACCTACGTGCGCCAGCTCCTGGCCCTGTGCGAGTACCCGGAGCTGCTCACCGCCGCCCCCGGGGTCTTCCCCTCCGACGTGCTGGACACCGCCCGGGCCATCCTGGAAGGCACCCGGCACGGCCTGGGGGCCTACAGCGAAAGCAGGGGCGTGCGCTTCATCCGCGAGGCGGTGGCCCGGTTCATCGAGGCGCGGGACGGCGCGGCCGTGGACCCCGACCACATCTACCTCACGGACGGGGCCAGCAAGGGCGTCCAGAGCATCCTCAAGCTGCTCATCGCCTCCCCCACCGACGGCATCATGATCCCCATCCCCCAGTACCCCCTCTACAGCGCCACCATCACCCTCTACGAGGGTCGGATCGTGCCCTACGGCCTGGACGAGGCCGACCACTGGCGGCTCAACCCCGCCCTCCTGGAAGCGTCCCTGGCCAAGGCCCAGGCCGAGGGCACCCGGGTCAAGGCCATCTGCGTCATCAACCCCGGCAATCCCACCGGCGCCGTGCTGGACGCCGCGAACATCGCCATGGTCCTGGAATTCGCCCGCAAGCACGGCCTGTCCGTGCTGGCCGACGAGGTGTACCAGGAGAACATCTACCTCCCCGGCGACACCTTCGTCTCCTTCGCCAAGGTCCTCCACGACCGGGGCATCAAGGACGTCTCCCTCTTCAGCTTCCACTCCTGCTCCAAGGGCTTCCAGGGCGAGTGCGGCGTGCGGGGCGGCTACTTCGACCACCGCAACGTCCCCGCGGACGTGGCGGCCCAGATCCTCAAGCTCCAGTCGGTGAGCCTCTGCGCCAACCTGGCCGGCCAGGTCGCCACCTACGCCATGGTGAACCCCCCCCGCCCCGGCACCCCCTCCCACGCCCTGTTCCAGAAGGAGCGCGGCGGCATCCTGGAGAGCATGAAGCAGCGCGCCGTCATCCTGGCCGAGGGCCTCAACCGCATCGAGGGCATCACCTGCAACGTCATCGCGGGCGCCATGTACGCCTTCCCCCGCGTGGAGCTGCCCCCGGGCGTGAATGACGAGGCCTGGTGCATGGCGCTCCTGGAGGCCACCGGCATCTGCGTGGTGCCCGGTTCCGGGTTCGGACAGGCCGAGGGCACCGCCCACTTCCGCACCACCATCCTCCCCCCCACCGACAAGATCCGCGCGGTGGTGGAGAAGCTGGGCGCCTTCCACCGGGAGTTCGCGGCCCGGGTGTGA
- the alr gene encoding alanine racemase gives MLYQTHARVHLGNIRRNLEGIRAQVGPDRKVLIAVKANAYGHGAVEVSRMAERLGLADGLGVATVPEGLELREAGLKLPILKFSPAFPEEMAAAVSAGIALAVCERPNIEALQAVAAGLGRKALVHLKIDTGMGRIGVTPGEAPALALFIERQCPDLLLEGVMTHLPVSDEEGGIAYTRDEIALFRGTVATLAAAIGRMPELVHASNSGAVLGHEDAWLSMVRPGIMIYGHYPDATTPRTIPLHPGMSLLTRLAFVKKVAAGTSIGYGRTWVAPQDTWIGTLPAGYADGFNRLFSNRGRALVRGRSCPVVGRVCMDQCMIDLGPDAGAAPGDEVVLMGRSGAEEITAQEWADVLGTITYEVTCQINARVERVFDAETV, from the coding sequence ATGCTCTATCAGACCCATGCCCGGGTGCATCTCGGGAACATCCGCCGGAACCTGGAAGGGATCCGCGCCCAGGTCGGCCCGGACCGCAAGGTCCTCATCGCCGTCAAGGCCAACGCCTACGGGCACGGGGCGGTGGAGGTCTCGCGCATGGCGGAGCGGCTGGGCCTCGCGGACGGGCTGGGCGTGGCCACGGTGCCCGAGGGCCTGGAGCTGCGGGAGGCGGGCCTGAAGCTCCCGATCCTGAAATTCTCCCCCGCCTTCCCGGAGGAGATGGCCGCAGCGGTGTCCGCCGGCATCGCCCTGGCCGTGTGCGAAAGGCCCAACATCGAGGCCCTCCAGGCGGTGGCCGCGGGCCTGGGGCGCAAGGCCCTGGTCCACCTCAAGATCGACACCGGCATGGGCCGCATCGGCGTCACCCCCGGGGAGGCGCCGGCCCTGGCGCTCTTCATCGAACGGCAGTGCCCGGACCTCCTCCTGGAGGGGGTCATGACCCACCTCCCGGTGAGCGACGAGGAGGGGGGGATCGCCTACACCCGGGACGAGATCGCCCTTTTCCGGGGCACCGTGGCGACCCTGGCCGCGGCCATCGGGCGCATGCCGGAGCTGGTGCACGCCTCCAATTCCGGGGCCGTGCTGGGCCACGAGGACGCCTGGCTCTCCATGGTCCGGCCCGGCATCATGATCTACGGCCACTATCCGGACGCCACCACGCCGCGCACGATCCCGCTCCACCCGGGCATGTCCCTCCTCACCCGCCTGGCCTTCGTGAAGAAGGTGGCGGCCGGCACCAGCATCGGCTACGGCCGCACCTGGGTGGCCCCGCAAGACACCTGGATCGGCACGCTGCCCGCGGGCTACGCCGACGGGTTCAACCGGCTCTTCTCCAACCGCGGGCGGGCCCTGGTGCGGGGCCGCTCCTGTCCCGTGGTCGGCCGGGTCTGCATGGACCAGTGCATGATCGACCTGGGCCCCGACGCCGGGGCCGCCCCGGGGGACGAAGTCGTGCTCATGGGCCGCAGCGGCGCCGAGGAGATCACGGCCCAGGAGTGGGCCGACGTGCTCGGGACCATCACCTACGAAGTCACCTGTCAGATCAATGCCCGCGTGGAGCGGGTCTTCGACGCCGAAACCGTTTGA
- a CDS encoding Spy/CpxP family protein refolding chaperone — MKNPFSTLSRTLCAGALALAVLPALAAGGRGPCGTAGGGACGTPRGGVCANLPGVTEAQKTAFAALQAKHRPAMEEKCKAARDAHDALRQAMAKPDTDRAALKALFDKESQARFALLEMRQAHRQEMAKLLTPEQKAVWEKRCADGPGMGRGQGCADGPAMGKGRDCATGMKGGRHHGQGACPQGVR; from the coding sequence ATGAAGAATCCCTTCTCCACCCTCAGCCGCACCCTCTGCGCGGGCGCCCTGGCCCTGGCCGTCCTGCCCGCCCTGGCCGCGGGCGGCCGCGGTCCCTGCGGGACCGCCGGCGGCGGCGCCTGCGGGACCCCCCGCGGCGGCGTCTGCGCGAACCTTCCCGGCGTCACCGAGGCCCAGAAGACCGCCTTCGCGGCCCTGCAGGCCAAGCACCGCCCAGCCATGGAAGAGAAGTGCAAGGCCGCCCGGGACGCCCACGACGCCCTGCGCCAGGCCATGGCCAAGCCCGACACGGACCGCGCCGCCCTGAAGGCCCTCTTCGACAAGGAGAGCCAGGCCCGCTTCGCGCTGCTGGAGATGCGCCAGGCCCACCGCCAGGAGATGGCCAAGCTCCTCACCCCCGAGCAGAAGGCCGTGTGGGAAAAGCGCTGCGCCGACGGTCCCGGCATGGGCAGGGGTCAGGGCTGCGCCGACGGTCCCGCCATGGGCAAGGGCCGGGACTGCGCCACGGGCATGAAGGGCGGAAGGCATCACGGCCAGGGTGCCTGCCCCCAGGGCGTGCGCTAA